The proteins below come from a single Treponema phagedenis genomic window:
- a CDS encoding ABC transporter ATP-binding protein: protein MAKVELKGIGKIYDGNVRAVENANITIEDQEFVVFVGPSGCGKSTTLRMVAGLEEITEGNLYIDGERMNDVPPKDRNIAMVFQNYALYPHMTVYDNMAFGLKIRKVDKQEIERRVHEAARILDIEKLLDRKPKALSGGQRQRVAVGRAIVRNPKVFLFDEPLSNLDAKLRVQMRAEISDLHHRLKATMIYVTHDQVEAMTMGDKIVVMKDGKVHQIGSPLYLYNHPINKFVAGFIGSPPMNFLSVTVIEDNGAIKVDEGSFILEPTEEHQKHLKRYVGKQVFFGIRPEDMELSQKASEKNAMQLKITVKEPLGAETHLYLASKGQQLIARTFEAVEGGIGDTLIFIPNMEKAKYFDFETEKTICEDVKSE from the coding sequence ATGGCAAAAGTAGAATTAAAGGGAATCGGAAAGATATATGACGGTAATGTCCGCGCAGTTGAAAACGCTAATATCACCATTGAAGACCAGGAATTTGTTGTATTTGTAGGACCATCCGGTTGTGGAAAGTCAACAACATTGCGAATGGTTGCAGGGTTGGAGGAAATTACCGAAGGCAACCTGTATATTGACGGGGAACGCATGAATGATGTGCCGCCAAAAGATAGGAACATTGCAATGGTTTTTCAAAACTATGCGTTGTATCCGCATATGACGGTATATGATAACATGGCATTTGGCTTAAAAATACGAAAGGTTGACAAGCAGGAAATTGAACGACGCGTGCATGAAGCCGCAAGAATTTTGGATATTGAAAAACTTTTGGACAGAAAACCGAAGGCTCTTTCAGGCGGTCAGCGTCAGCGTGTTGCGGTAGGGCGTGCAATTGTGCGAAATCCTAAAGTATTCCTCTTTGATGAGCCGCTTTCAAACCTCGATGCAAAATTGCGTGTACAGATGCGTGCGGAAATTTCAGATTTACACCATCGATTAAAAGCAACAATGATTTATGTTACCCATGACCAGGTTGAAGCTATGACTATGGGAGATAAAATCGTTGTTATGAAGGACGGAAAAGTACACCAAATAGGATCCCCGCTTTATTTATATAACCATCCTATCAATAAATTTGTTGCCGGCTTTATCGGCTCACCGCCTATGAACTTTTTGTCCGTGACAGTTATTGAAGACAATGGTGCGATTAAAGTAGATGAAGGCTCTTTTATTCTTGAACCAACTGAAGAACATCAAAAACATCTTAAACGCTATGTCGGTAAACAGGTTTTCTTTGGTATTCGCCCCGAAGATATGGAGCTTTCACAAAAAGCATCTGAAAAAAACGCAATGCAGCTTAAAATTACGGTAAAAGAACCGCTCGGTGCGGAAACCCACTTATACCTTGCGTCTAAAGGGCAACAGCTTATAGCAAGGACTTTTGAAGCGGTTGAAGGCGGTATAGGCGACACCCTTATTTTTATCCCCAACATGGAAAAAGCTAAATATTTTGATTTTGAAACCGAAAAAACTATTTGCGAAGATGTAAAGTCTGAATAA
- a CDS encoding C69 family dipeptidase, whose protein sequence is MNNKARNSAHAACTTVLVGKKASIDGTVMVARNEDFHEAISPKIFVLEKAVHESGRIYKSLNTGVKIPLPEKAYRYTSVPQAYPHDKENNGVYGEAGINEKNIAVSSTESIYGNSRVLAYDPLVKTGIAEDAINDIVLPYINSAREGVDFLGKLIAEYGSAEGNGIIFADVNEIWYMEIPCGHHWAAVRIPDDCYAVAPNQTSIEAVDFADTNNYAYSDGIQEFVETHHLNPDRAGFNFRHIFGTSSEQDRVYNTPRAWFAQKYLNPEIEQSPTSNDIPFIQKASRLISVEDVEYILSSHYNETEFDPLGNGNTEFEKTRFRGISLSRTAESHILQLRPNVPEGVAGIQWLALGTTAFVPYVPFFTNVLDTPLAYKRMTKRVSVDNAYWLFKLVAHFVELHYSTFKKENNAYLIEMQSYGRRRVKEITDAASKMPAKEMSEFLTEENKKNAEYVLSKTKDYLSDLIKDSFGYSKLSFTMDKNL, encoded by the coding sequence ATGAATAATAAAGCACGGAATTCCGCTCATGCCGCTTGTACGACAGTGCTGGTCGGTAAAAAGGCGAGTATTGACGGAACTGTTATGGTTGCCAGAAATGAAGATTTTCATGAAGCGATAAGTCCAAAAATTTTTGTGCTGGAGAAAGCGGTGCATGAATCGGGTAGAATTTATAAGTCGCTTAATACGGGCGTAAAGATTCCGCTTCCCGAAAAAGCATACCGTTATACATCGGTGCCGCAAGCCTATCCGCACGATAAAGAAAACAACGGAGTTTACGGGGAAGCCGGCATAAATGAAAAAAATATTGCAGTAAGTTCCACTGAAAGCATTTACGGAAACTCGCGGGTTTTGGCGTATGATCCTTTGGTGAAAACAGGTATTGCCGAAGATGCCATAAACGATATTGTACTGCCGTATATAAATTCCGCCCGTGAAGGTGTAGATTTTTTAGGGAAGCTTATTGCGGAGTATGGTTCTGCGGAAGGAAACGGAATTATTTTTGCTGACGTAAATGAAATCTGGTATATGGAAATTCCCTGCGGACATCATTGGGCTGCAGTGCGCATCCCCGATGATTGTTACGCTGTTGCGCCGAATCAAACCTCAATAGAAGCTGTTGATTTTGCCGACACCAATAACTATGCATATTCCGACGGCATCCAAGAGTTTGTTGAAACGCATCATTTAAATCCCGATCGTGCCGGTTTTAATTTTCGGCATATTTTCGGCACTTCAAGCGAACAAGACAGAGTGTATAATACGCCGCGTGCGTGGTTTGCACAAAAATACTTAAATCCCGAAATTGAACAGTCGCCGACCTCAAATGATATTCCGTTTATTCAAAAAGCAAGCCGTCTTATTTCTGTGGAAGATGTTGAGTATATTTTGAGCTCTCATTATAACGAGACGGAATTTGACCCGCTTGGAAACGGCAACACCGAATTTGAAAAAACTCGGTTTAGAGGTATTTCTTTGTCTCGAACGGCGGAATCTCACATTCTCCAGTTGCGTCCGAATGTTCCCGAAGGGGTTGCAGGCATTCAATGGCTGGCGCTCGGGACGACAGCCTTTGTGCCGTATGTACCGTTTTTTACCAATGTGCTTGACACTCCGCTTGCATATAAGCGAATGACAAAGCGGGTTTCCGTTGATAACGCATACTGGCTTTTTAAGCTGGTTGCTCATTTTGTGGAATTACATTATTCAACCTTTAAAAAAGAGAATAATGCATACCTTATCGAAATGCAAAGTTATGGCAGGCGGCGAGTGAAAGAAATTACCGATGCCGCTTCTAAAATGCCGGCAAAAGAAATGAGTGAATTTTTAACCGAAGAAAATAAAAAAAACGCTGAATACGTACTTTCAAAAACAAAAGATTATCTTTCGGACTTAATAAAAGATTCTTTCGGATACTCAAAATTAAGTTTCACAATGGACAAGAATCTTTAA
- a CDS encoding aldo/keto reductase, translated as MKHKITLANGTRIPALGQGTWHIGDNEKTRTHEIESIQAGIASGMTLIDTAEMYGNGRAEQLVGEAINAINRKDLYIVSKVLPQNAGGQKLERSLDGSLNRLKTDYLDLYLYHWRGSYPLQETVDRMEEMVQKGKIRAWGVSNFDIDDMEELLSCRNGNHCMVNQVLYHLGSRGIEFSLLPWMIKHQVALMAYCPLAQGGDLRKGLFTNPVIVKLAQKYKADVSQILLAWSIRNGKTVAIPKSARKERTLLNAAADSIHLTDEDLQLIDSEYPAPTKKMHLDVQ; from the coding sequence ATGAAACATAAAATCACACTTGCAAACGGCACACGCATACCCGCTCTTGGTCAAGGAACTTGGCATATCGGAGATAATGAAAAAACAAGAACTCATGAAATTGAAAGTATTCAAGCAGGGATTGCTTCTGGAATGACCCTCATTGATACCGCCGAAATGTACGGCAACGGCCGAGCAGAGCAACTCGTCGGTGAAGCAATCAATGCGATCAATCGAAAGGACTTGTATATTGTTTCCAAAGTTCTTCCGCAAAATGCCGGAGGTCAAAAGTTAGAGCGCTCGTTGGACGGCAGCCTCAACCGTTTAAAAACGGATTACTTGGATTTGTATCTCTACCATTGGAGAGGCTCATACCCGCTTCAGGAAACAGTTGACCGCATGGAAGAAATGGTACAAAAAGGCAAGATTCGTGCTTGGGGCGTTTCGAATTTTGATATTGATGACATGGAGGAGCTCCTAAGTTGCCGCAACGGCAACCATTGTATGGTAAATCAGGTTTTGTATCATCTCGGTTCACGAGGAATTGAATTCAGTCTTTTGCCATGGATGATAAAACACCAAGTCGCCTTGATGGCATACTGTCCGTTGGCACAAGGCGGCGACCTTAGAAAAGGGCTTTTTACAAATCCCGTAATTGTAAAGCTTGCGCAAAAATATAAGGCGGATGTTTCGCAAATTCTATTGGCGTGGAGTATTCGAAACGGCAAAACGGTTGCGATACCGAAAAGTGCCCGTAAAGAACGCACGCTTTTAAATGCCGCCGCCGATTCAATTCATTTAACTGACGAAGATTTACAACTAATTGATTCTGAATACCCTGCTCCGACAAAAAAAATGCATCTTGATGTACAATAG
- a CDS encoding GntR family transcriptional regulator, with translation MNTKKNKRAVVLGLNEKYISDHYDLRAILEGEACYLTVINKGSLEKLINSYEAAKAEIAKKNFSDYSNYNYAFHLEIWKLAKNDKLITTLKDLWNGLSVNKIMSNAEYAKMSMKEHKEILDALIAENGELARDLMRQHLYRSKESILTHYR, from the coding sequence TTGAATACAAAAAAAAATAAACGTGCGGTTGTGCTTGGCTTAAACGAAAAGTATATCAGCGACCATTATGATTTGCGTGCAATTCTTGAGGGCGAAGCTTGTTATCTTACGGTTATAAACAAGGGTAGTTTAGAAAAACTTATCAACTCTTACGAAGCCGCAAAAGCGGAGATTGCAAAAAAGAATTTTTCAGATTACTCAAATTACAACTACGCCTTCCATCTTGAAATATGGAAATTAGCAAAAAACGATAAGCTGATAACAACTCTCAAAGATTTGTGGAACGGGCTTTCCGTAAATAAAATCATGTCCAATGCGGAGTATGCCAAAATGTCCATGAAAGAACACAAGGAAATCCTTGATGCGCTTATCGCGGAAAACGGCGAGCTTGCACGGGATTTAATGAGACAGCATTTATATCGCAGCAAAGAATCAATTTTAACTCATTATAGATAG
- a CDS encoding GntR family transcriptional regulator encodes MLNLEPIEIISAKEKVCSQLRKAIFSREIAEGTELILESIATSLGVSVTPVREALQVLQRDGLIEYKKK; translated from the coding sequence ATGCTTAACCTTGAGCCTATTGAAATTATTTCCGCAAAAGAAAAAGTTTGCTCTCAACTTAGGAAGGCAATTTTTTCCCGAGAAATAGCCGAAGGAACGGAACTTATTCTTGAAAGTATTGCCACTTCTCTTGGAGTAAGCGTTACACCGGTTCGCGAGGCGTTGCAGGTATTACAGCGAGACGGATTAATTGAATACAAAAAAAAATAA
- a CDS encoding GntR family transcriptional regulator, whose product MEINKRTKDTITEILTEKIITGEIPGGYNLKQEELAKALGVSRIPIRETLMTLESLGLVYRKATRHFFTVDFSAEEIIRIFQVALNFELESIRNFNNEEHNEFEQLLAKVDKSYEIHIFLNSKIKNNYLKRMHMNLLYFIKTGCFECKNNKALFKNLRTLTDFDNFKKNYEAYYAELSKNLIRKRFEDA is encoded by the coding sequence GTGGAAATAAATAAAAGAACAAAAGATACAATCACTGAAATTTTAACTGAAAAAATTATCACGGGAGAAATTCCCGGCGGATATAATTTAAAACAAGAAGAGCTTGCAAAAGCGCTTGGGGTTTCTCGAATTCCTATTCGGGAAACATTGATGACACTTGAAAGCCTTGGGCTTGTGTACAGAAAAGCAACGCGGCATTTTTTTACCGTTGATTTTTCTGCAGAAGAAATTATAAGGATATTCCAAGTAGCGCTCAATTTTGAATTAGAGTCCATACGTAATTTTAACAATGAAGAACACAATGAATTTGAGCAGCTGTTAGCAAAGGTTGACAAATCTTATGAAATACATATATTTTTAAATTCAAAAATCAAAAATAATTATTTAAAGCGAATGCATATGAATCTATTATATTTTATTAAAACCGGCTGCTTTGAATGCAAAAATAATAAAGCGCTGTTTAAAAACTTACGCACACTCACCGATTTTGATAATTTTAAAAAAAATTATGAAGCGTATTATGCCGAGCTGAGCAAAAATTTAATTCGGAAGAGGTTTGAGGATGCTTAA
- a CDS encoding TatD family hydrolase, protein MYSDAHMHIFDLQQRQKAPFSLPDDLRVCTSAHEREEFLFHEKIKQMQEAVTDVPVRNRIILSFGIHPQLPIQNELDFLEKLLKEKRIAAIGECGFDLFTDEYKDTIEQQKAVWNAQLELALFYRTPIVIHVRRAMNLLFAETNLLKKLPAVIFHGWSGSIVEAESFLKKGVPAFFSIGKALLRGQKTVREAATHLPITHILTETDSPYMTLKGEAFSTVDDIRLVFSRLAELREIKLQTERFFELKNIIEENFFKAFALKA, encoded by the coding sequence ATGTATAGTGATGCTCATATGCATATTTTCGATTTACAACAGCGGCAAAAAGCACCTTTTTCTCTGCCTGATGATTTAAGAGTCTGTACCTCTGCCCACGAACGGGAAGAATTTCTTTTTCATGAAAAAATAAAACAGATGCAGGAAGCAGTTACGGATGTTCCCGTTCGCAATCGGATTATTCTTTCGTTCGGAATTCATCCGCAGCTTCCGATTCAAAATGAGTTGGATTTTTTGGAAAAGCTCTTAAAAGAAAAAAGAATTGCCGCTATAGGAGAGTGCGGATTTGATTTATTCACTGATGAGTATAAGGATACCATCGAACAGCAAAAAGCGGTATGGAATGCGCAGCTTGAGCTCGCACTCTTTTATCGGACGCCGATTGTTATTCATGTGCGGCGGGCAATGAATCTTTTGTTTGCTGAAACAAACCTGCTCAAAAAATTGCCGGCAGTTATTTTTCACGGTTGGAGCGGTTCCATTGTCGAAGCGGAGTCATTTTTAAAAAAAGGAGTCCCCGCTTTTTTTTCAATCGGCAAAGCCTTATTACGCGGGCAAAAAACCGTGCGTGAAGCAGCCACTCATCTGCCGATTACACACATCCTTACCGAAACGGATTCCCCCTATATGACTTTAAAAGGTGAAGCTTTTTCCACAGTAGACGATATACGGCTTGTGTTTAGCCGCCTTGCAGAACTGCGAGAAATAAAGCTCCAAACCGAACGATTTTTTGAATTGAAAAATATCATTGAAGAAAATTTTTTTAAAGCTTTTGCACTGAAAGCTTAA
- a CDS encoding LTA synthase family protein, translating into MFTIKKNIKRQYSSLFFTSIVVLFVSFLIIGMLWVKKTYSNLNIEQLIFFRSVPTAGAPSDFVILSYIKVFVIPFCITVFYFFSALFFKQALFINLKKKQIQIFPFFIKPRPRNIFLFITVWLLVFLGFWQCKIKFFTYVYYQYQPETDLYSKYYVDPSKVEFTFLAKKKNLIFLYLESVEASITAKEYGGLLPYDTIPELRKIAEENLSFSHGEKLGGATQVLGTSHSLASLVNTSLGVPEMLPPFFSENLKSHFFTGGYGLGDILFDNGYTNIFISSSCPQYGYQDVFVKNHKNFSIFDLNHYRSIGKLDKDYQVWWGFEDSKLFQFAKEELAELSEKEEPFFLMLFTGNTHTPKGYLEKDAEKKFKNQIHNVFADSSKQVGEFIQWLKKQSFYEDSVIVILGDHQYMGDDLYSKNIKEKDRHTYNAIINSQVHTVQTKNRVFATFDFYPTIVEALGIRFHAKGLGLGRSLFSGEKTLLEEIGVNKFNEEIQRRSSFYQNHIIQKK; encoded by the coding sequence ATGTTCACGATTAAAAAAAATATAAAAAGACAATATTCATCTCTTTTTTTTACTTCAATTGTGGTCCTTTTTGTTTCATTTTTAATCATCGGTATGCTTTGGGTAAAAAAAACATATTCAAATTTAAATATTGAGCAACTTATTTTCTTCCGTAGCGTTCCCACTGCGGGGGCTCCGTCAGATTTTGTTATTTTATCGTATATAAAGGTTTTCGTAATACCCTTTTGTATAACCGTTTTTTATTTTTTTAGTGCACTTTTTTTTAAACAAGCTCTGTTCATCAATTTAAAAAAAAAGCAGATTCAAATTTTCCCTTTTTTTATAAAACCGCGTCCGCGAAATATATTTTTATTTATCACTGTCTGGCTTCTTGTTTTTCTTGGTTTTTGGCAATGTAAAATAAAATTCTTTACTTATGTTTATTATCAATACCAACCGGAAACCGATTTATATTCAAAGTATTATGTTGATCCAAGCAAGGTTGAATTTACTTTTCTGGCGAAAAAAAAGAATTTGATTTTTCTTTATCTGGAATCGGTAGAGGCAAGTATCACCGCAAAAGAATACGGCGGTTTGCTTCCATATGATACTATTCCCGAATTGAGAAAAATAGCCGAAGAAAATCTTTCCTTCAGTCACGGAGAAAAACTCGGCGGAGCTACACAAGTTCTTGGTACAAGTCATTCGCTTGCGTCGCTTGTAAATACATCACTAGGCGTTCCTGAAATGCTCCCTCCGTTTTTTTCGGAAAACCTAAAATCTCATTTTTTTACGGGAGGGTATGGACTTGGCGATATCTTATTTGATAACGGATATACAAATATTTTCATTTCAAGCTCATGCCCTCAGTACGGATATCAAGATGTTTTTGTAAAAAACCATAAAAATTTTTCAATTTTTGATCTTAACCACTATCGCTCAATAGGAAAACTGGATAAAGACTATCAGGTTTGGTGGGGCTTTGAAGACAGTAAACTTTTTCAGTTTGCAAAAGAAGAGTTAGCCGAGCTTTCAGAAAAAGAAGAACCTTTTTTCTTAATGCTTTTTACGGGGAATACTCACACGCCGAAAGGGTATTTAGAAAAAGATGCCGAGAAAAAATTTAAAAATCAAATTCATAATGTGTTTGCCGATTCTTCAAAACAAGTAGGAGAATTTATTCAGTGGCTAAAAAAACAAAGCTTTTACGAAGATTCGGTAATTGTTATTTTAGGCGATCATCAGTATATGGGAGATGATTTATATTCAAAGAATATTAAAGAAAAAGATCGGCATACGTATAATGCGATTATCAATTCTCAGGTACACACAGTACAAACTAAAAACAGAGTATTTGCGACTTTTGATTTTTATCCCACAATAGTGGAAGCGTTGGGTATTCGGTTTCATGCGAAAGGGCTTGGTTTAGGGCGGTCCCTTTTTTCAGGAGAAAAAACACTGCTTGAAGAAATCGGGGTAAATAAATTTAATGAGGAAATTCAGCGGCGTTCTTCTTTTTATCAAAATCATATTATTCAAAAAAAATAA
- a CDS encoding LTA synthase family protein, giving the protein MKSELENFKRIKNLIPASLFIFLYAALFASIIWVHSTFPNISIDEIIFTLKTPQGDADKTILLTVFIFLIIFPLLLAVSYFLISFFLSPVIIKRKHKKNIQFIPFPIRFTVKKNIFFFGCFLFLLLVFLQYKTCIINYVFYQLQGETDLYENYYTDPKTVTYSFPEKKKNLIFIYLESIEITATAKKYGGLLPYDTIPELRKIAEEHLSFSNSEKLGGFTQVLGATHTIASMVCSNLGVPLGLDPLGSRKNLRKNFCKGGYGLGDILADNGYKNIFITGASATFGYKNLLLKNHKDFEIKDYPYYIATGKLPQKYKVRWGFEDAKLFEFAKEELSNISDKGPFFLQVFTTDSHTPGGYLPSQYKREFKTKIQDVYRNASKMTGDFVAWLKTQNFYDNTVIVILGDHQYMGGGLYPFGTRKDERHAYNAIINSQATTAADKNRTFAAFDFCPTILEAMGIQFNAEKLGLGRSLFSGKKTLLEEIGTDQFNAEAQHRSSFLAEIIEPRFK; this is encoded by the coding sequence ATGAAATCTGAGTTAGAAAATTTTAAAAGAATAAAAAATTTAATACCTGCTTCTTTATTCATTTTTTTATATGCAGCTCTTTTTGCTTCAATTATTTGGGTACACAGTACCTTTCCGAATATCAGCATTGACGAAATAATATTTACGTTAAAAACTCCTCAAGGGGATGCTGACAAGACTATTTTGCTTACGGTTTTTATCTTTCTTATTATCTTTCCCTTGCTCCTGGCAGTATCTTATTTTTTAATTTCTTTTTTCTTGAGCCCTGTTATTATTAAAAGAAAACATAAGAAGAATATTCAGTTTATACCATTTCCAATACGTTTTACTGTTAAAAAAAACATCTTTTTTTTCGGTTGCTTTTTATTTTTACTTCTAGTTTTTTTACAGTATAAAACATGTATTATTAACTATGTGTTTTATCAATTACAAGGTGAAACCGACTTGTACGAAAATTACTATACGGATCCTAAAACGGTTACATATTCCTTCCCTGAAAAAAAGAAAAATCTTATATTTATTTATTTGGAATCTATAGAAATAACTGCTACTGCAAAAAAATATGGGGGCTTGCTTCCGTATGATACTATTCCGGAATTACGAAAGATAGCGGAAGAGCATCTTTCGTTCAGTAATAGTGAAAAACTTGGGGGCTTTACGCAGGTGCTTGGCGCAACGCATACGATCGCTTCAATGGTTTGCAGCAATTTGGGCGTACCGTTGGGGCTGGATCCGCTTGGCTCCAGAAAAAATTTGCGAAAAAATTTTTGTAAGGGTGGATATGGACTTGGAGATATTCTTGCCGATAACGGATATAAAAATATTTTCATTACCGGAGCAAGCGCTACATTCGGATATAAGAATCTTTTATTGAAAAATCACAAAGATTTTGAAATTAAGGATTATCCGTATTATATTGCTACCGGAAAATTACCGCAAAAGTATAAGGTCCGATGGGGCTTTGAAGATGCAAAACTTTTTGAGTTTGCTAAAGAAGAGCTTTCAAATATTTCCGACAAGGGTCCTTTTTTCTTACAAGTTTTTACAACGGACAGCCATACCCCGGGTGGATATTTACCGTCGCAGTATAAACGGGAATTCAAAACAAAAATTCAGGATGTATATCGGAATGCGTCTAAAATGACAGGTGATTTTGTAGCTTGGCTAAAAACACAAAACTTTTATGATAATACGGTTATCGTTATTTTAGGAGATCATCAATATATGGGCGGAGGTTTATATCCTTTCGGGACGAGAAAGGATGAACGGCATGCCTATAATGCAATTATAAATTCCCAGGCAACAACAGCGGCTGATAAAAACAGAACATTTGCCGCTTTTGATTTTTGTCCTACTATACTGGAAGCAATGGGAATTCAGTTTAATGCTGAAAAGCTCGGACTGGGTCGCTCCCTTTTTTCAGGGAAAAAAACATTGCTTGAAGAAATCGGCACCGATCAATTTAATGCCGAAGCTCAACATCGCTCTTCTTTTTTAGCGGAAATAATAGAGCCGCGCTTTAAGTGA
- a CDS encoding radical SAM protein gives MSDFFSAYDSCAVCPRRCGVNRNAGQRGFCGETSELRIAWAGLHFGEEPPVTGTGGSGTVFISGCNLGCPFCQNFQISQQGMGRAVSAEAFADICFALQNAGAENINIVTGSHAVPGIAAGLLRAKERGLDIPVVWNSSGYESTDALDMLDGLVDGWLPDLKTLNTDIARAVFKAADYPSTAKKAIKKMVRISPLVLDGSNQKRYPAGKLMSGVIVRHLALPGRIADTALVLSWFAKTMKDSALLSLMTQYTPVEANPRTKDMQAFENRLLTSSEDSALRNLLSELEIDNGFYQELIEDPDWLPDFTRIQTFSSKLSKPIWHWREGWVSKEV, from the coding sequence ATGAGCGATTTTTTTTCTGCATATGATTCATGCGCAGTTTGTCCGCGCCGTTGCGGTGTCAATAGAAATGCAGGGCAGCGGGGATTTTGCGGAGAGACAAGCGAGCTGCGTATTGCGTGGGCAGGGTTGCATTTCGGGGAAGAGCCGCCCGTTACCGGTACGGGGGGATCGGGTACTGTTTTTATTTCGGGGTGTAATTTAGGTTGTCCTTTTTGTCAGAATTTTCAGATCTCGCAACAGGGGATGGGGCGGGCGGTTTCGGCGGAAGCGTTTGCTGATATTTGTTTTGCACTGCAAAATGCGGGAGCGGAAAATATCAATATTGTAACCGGCAGTCATGCGGTTCCCGGTATTGCGGCGGGATTGCTGCGGGCAAAAGAAAGAGGTTTAGATATACCGGTAGTTTGGAATTCTTCCGGATACGAAAGTACCGATGCGCTTGATATGTTGGACGGTTTGGTTGATGGCTGGCTGCCCGATTTAAAAACATTGAACACGGATATTGCCCGTGCGGTGTTTAAGGCTGCCGATTATCCGAGCACCGCAAAAAAGGCAATCAAAAAAATGGTGCGGATATCTCCGCTTGTGTTAGATGGTTCAAACCAAAAACGGTATCCGGCGGGCAAGCTTATGTCGGGTGTAATTGTCCGGCACCTCGCTCTGCCGGGAAGAATTGCAGACACGGCGCTGGTGCTTTCATGGTTTGCAAAAACCATGAAGGATTCCGCATTGCTTTCCCTGATGACCCAATACACACCGGTTGAGGCAAATCCGCGTACAAAAGACATGCAGGCTTTTGAGAACCGCCTCTTGACGAGCTCCGAAGATTCCGCCCTGCGCAACCTCTTAAGCGAGTTGGAAATTGATAACGGCTTTTACCAAGAACTTATCGAAGATCCCGATTGGCTTCCCGACTTTACACGCATACAAACATTCTCCTCCAAACTCTCAAAACCGATTTGGCATTGGCGGGAGGGGTGGGTATCGAAAGAGGTTTGA
- a CDS encoding STAS-like domain-containing protein, with amino-acid sequence MRGYNIMETLKIAECGNGYQYQGPRFDDLGPDSGEEFRDEYLIPWLKNNNNASELCVDFEGTVLFTPSFLEESFGGAIRKGFEIVRKIQFKNIPPDVKQQLAKYINKAKKQ; translated from the coding sequence ATGAGAGGGTATAATATAATGGAAACTCTAAAAATAGCGGAATGCGGAAATGGTTATCAATATCAAGGCCCGAGATTTGATGACTTAGGCCCTGATTCGGGCGAAGAATTTCGCGATGAATATTTGATCCCATGGTTAAAAAATAATAATAATGCTTCCGAGTTATGTGTTGATTTTGAAGGGACAGTACTGTTTACACCGTCTTTTTTGGAAGAAAGTTTTGGCGGAGCGATACGAAAGGGTTTTGAAATTGTAAGAAAAATACAATTCAAAAATATTCCTCCGGATGTAAAACAACAGCTTGCGAAGTATATCAATAAAGCAAAAAAACAATGA